The sequence CAACATCAGGAAGACAAGGATCGCCACCGCGATGAACATGACGATCACCGGGTACACCATGGCCGAGACGATCTTGTTCTTCAGCTTGTGGGCCTTTTCCTGGTACTCGGCCAGACGCTGGAGAACGATTTCCAGCACACCGCCGAGCTCACCGGCCTTCACCATGTTCACGTAGAGCTTGTTGAAGATCTTCGGGTGCTGGGCGAGCGACTCGGAGAAGGTGGAACCACCCTGCACCGAATCCGCCAGCGCGTTGACCGTGGCCTTCAGGACCGGATTCGGCTCCTGCTTCGCCAGCACGGTGAGGCCGCGCAGCAGCGGCAGACCCGCGTCGATCAGGGTCGCGAGCTGGCGGGTGAAAATCATCAGCACCTTCGGCTTGATGCGGCCACCGACCTTGCCCTTGGCGGCTTTGGGAGTGGCCTTGCCCTTGGCTTTCGGGGCGGCCTTGCCCTTGGTCTGGGCGATCTTGCCCTTGCCTTCTTCCACCACCTGGGTGGGGTACAGACCCTGCCCGCGCAGGATGGAGATGGCTTCGGCATCGTTCGACGCCTGGATCACGCCGATGGTTTCTTCGCCTTTGGCATCAAGGGCTTTGTATTGGAAGTTGGCCATGGAACGGTGGGATTTTTAGAAAACGGAAATAGGAAAGGTCTTAGTCTATGGAACCGAAACGGGGGGCTGGCGACTCGAAAATGCCGCCAGCCTTGAATCCGTGGATCGGTGTATATCAGGTGTATTTCAGCACTTCTTCGATGGTCGTCGCGCCGGTGTAGATGTTGCGCAGGCCGTCCTCGCGCAACGTGTTCATGCCCAGTTCGACAGCCTTCTGCTTGATCACCACGCTGGGTTTGCGTTCGGTGATGAGCTCGCGGATCGGCTCGGTGACGTCGAGAAGCTCGTAAAGACCGCGGCGGCCCTTGTAACCGGTCTGGCCGCAGACGGGGCAACCACGCCCGGTGAAGAACTCCTTGTCGCCAAGCTCGTGCGGGGAGACGCCGAGCTGGGAAAGAATCGCCTCGCTGGGTTCATACGGGGCCTTGCACTCCTTGCAGATGGTGCGGACGAGACGCTGGGCGAGCACCCCTTCGAGCGAGGCGGCGACCAAGAACGGCTCGCAACCCATGTCCACGAGACGGGTCATGGCACCGGCGGCGTCGTTGGTGTGCAGGGTGGAAAGCACCAAGTGACCGGTCAGGGACGCCTGGATGGCGATCTGGGCGGTATCGAGGTCTCGCATTTCCCCCACCATGATGCGGTCCGGGTCCTGGCGCAGGAAGGCGCGGAGGATGCGCGGGAAGGTCAGGCCGATCGCCTCGTTGACCGGGATCTGGACGATGCCGTCCATGTCGTATTCGACCGGGTCCTCGGCGGTGAGGAGCTTGTGGTCGATGGTGTTGATGCGGCGCAGCGCGGCGTAAAGCGTGGTGGTCTTGCCGGCACCGGTCGGACCGGTGACGATGAAGATGCCGTTCGGCTTCTCGATGGTCTCGCCGATGTAGTCGTAGATGTGTGGCGGAAGACCAAGGTTCTCGAGCGAGAGGTTCACCGAGGAACGGTCGAGGATTCGGAGCACGATCGATTCACCGTGCTGGGTCGGCAGCGAGGACACGCGCATGTCGACCTGCTTGTCCCCCACCTGCTTCACGATGCGGCCGTCCTGCGGCACGCGGCGCTCGGCGATGTTCATGTTCGACATCACCTTCACGCGCGAAAGGATCGGCACGGCGAGGTGCTGGGGCGGCGGCGCCATTTCGTAGAGCGCGCCGTCCACGCGGTAGCGGATCTTGAAGTCCTTCTCGAAGGGCTCGAAGTGGATGTCCGAGGCCTTCTCCTTGATGGCCTGGTAGAGCACCAAGTCCACATAGCGGATGATCGGAGCGGAGTTCGCCTCGGCCTCGAGGTCGGCCTGGCTCATGCCGCCTTCGCCGCCAAGCTTGAGCTGGGCGAGCAGATCGTCCATCGCCTTGCCTTCACCGCCGTAGCACTCGTTGAGTTTCTCTTCGACGAGGTAGTCCGGCGCGATCACCAGCAGGATCTCACGACCGAGGGTGAAGCGCAGGTCCTCGACGGTCTGCGGGTTGAGAGGATCGACGAGGGCGACGTGGAGGCCATTCTGGTCGAAATGGACCGGCAGCGCGCCATGGAGGCGGGCCGTGCCGGCTGGCATCAGCGCCAGCAACTCGGCGGGCGGCGTCCAGTTGCGGAGGTCCACCATTTCTGCCCCGAGTTCGGAGGCGATCACCGGCCAGACATCGTCGCGGTGGTTGATGACCTGGTAGTCGGCGAGGATCTCGGCCGGCTCCTTGCCGCTGGTGTCGATTTCAGCGAGGATGTCCTGGGCGAGCGAGCGATCAATGAGACCGCGCGATTGGAAAAGTTCGATAAGCTGGGAATTGTCCATGGGACGAGGGAAAGTCGGTTGCGAGTTGGGTTGATCAATCGAAGTCGGCCATGGTGGCGTGGATCACCTCCTGGGCGGAGGTCAGACCCGCGAGCACCTTGCGGATGCCGTCTTCGCGGAGGGTTCGCATGCCGAGTTCCCGCGCGCGGCGGCGAAGCTGCATGGTGGTCAGTTCAGCGTTGATCATATGACGGGCCTCGTCATCGATCTGGAAGATTTCGAAGATGCCCATGCGGCCCTTGTGACCGCCGCCACGGCACTTGTCGCAGCCCACCGGTCCAAAGATGGTGGCAGCAGCGGTGCGGGAGGCATCGAGGTTGAGCGCGCGCAGCTCCTTTTCCGTGAGATCGGTGGGAGTTTTGCAGTTCGGGCAGAGCTTGCGGACGAGGCGCTGGGCCATCACCGCGCGGACCGCGGAGGCAATAAGGAAGCGCTTCACGCCGATGTCGGCGAGACGGGCCACCGCGCCGGGGGCGTCGTTGGTGTGGAGGGTGGAGAACACCAAGTGACCGGTGAGGGACGCGTTGATCGCGATGTTCGCGGTCTCGGCGTCACGAATTTCCCCGATCATGACGATGTTCGGCGCCTGGCGGAGCATGGCGCGGAGGGCAGCGGCGAAGGTCATGCCGATGTCCGCCTTCACCATCACCTGGTTGATACCGGCGAGCTCGTATTCGACCGGGTCCTCCACGGTGATGATCTTCTTGTCCGGCTTGTTGATGACGTTCAGGCAGCCGTAGAGCGTGGTGGTCTTGCCGGAACCGGTCGGGCCGGTCACCAGGATGATGCCGTCCGGCAGGCCGATGAGTTTCTCGAAGGTCGCCTGGTCGTCCGAGAAGAACCCGAGCTGCGGCAGGCCGAGCACGAGGGCGGACTTGTCGAGAATACGCATGACGATCGATTCGCCATGGTTCGAGGGCACCGAGGAAACGCGGAGGTCGACCTCCTTGTCGCCCGCCTTGATCTGGATGCGGCCGTCCTGCGGCAGGCGCTTTTCCGCGATGCTCATGGTGCCGCTCATCACCTTCAGACGGGCGATGATGGCGGGCAGAAGCTTCTTGGGATGGTTGTCCACCTCCACCAGCTTGCCGTCCATGCGGTAGCGGATGCGCACCGAAGTCTCCATCGGCTCGATGTGGATGTCGGACACCTTGAGGCGCATGGCCTCGGTGAGGATCTGGTAAACCAGCTTGATGATCGGGGCATCCGCGCTGTTCACCTCGTCGTCCGGCGTGGCCAGGTCACTGGTCGCGGAGGAAGTGTCCACGCCATAGAACTGGCGCAGGCAGTTGGTGATCGCGTGCGGCGTGCCGCAGACAAAGTTAAGTTCGCGTCCCAACACGTGTGGCAAGCTGTCCATCACCTCGAAATTGAGGGGATCGGCCACCGCCAGGGTCAGGTAGTAGCCGTCATCCTGGACCGGAATCACGTTGTAACGGCGGGCCACGTCCTCGGGCATCGATTCGGTGATCGTCGGCTCGAAGGAGAACGATTCCAGGTCCACGTAAGGGAGCCCGGCATTGGATGCCAGCACCTGCGCGACCGTCTCCTGGGTCAGGGTGCCTTGGCTCAACAGCTTCTCGATGAGGGTTTCGCGGCCTGAAAGCGCGAGGCGGGCATTCGCCACATCCTCATCGCTCACCATGCCGGATTCGATCAGCAATTGGGCGAGATATTCTTCGTTGGAAAACACGGGTTTTTGAGATCCAGGGATGGAAAAAGCCTTCCCGCGAATCGTTTCACGGGCTGCTGCTTGTCGCAGATTGGTCAACCCCGCCCGGTGTTGTCAACCAACCACGGCGCGATTTTCCGCATACGCGGATTCCCGTAACAACCCCGTCATTACAAGGCCCGGCGCGCCTCGGAGGCACTTCCCTGGCCCTCTATCAGAGGCGGAGGTCGTGGCCGCGTTGACGATCCAATACCAGCCCGCCCGCATCCTCTTGGATGCCCCGGCGGTGGATTCCCACCAGCATCCCCACCGCCGCGAGGGCGAAAACGATGCTCGATCCCCCGTACGAAATGAACGGCAGCGGCAGGCCGTCGTTCGGCAGGCAACCGGTGGTCACGGCAATGTTCTGCATGGCCGGAACGACGATCATGCAGGTCAGACCGATGGCCGCCAGCCGGGCGAAGACCGTTTTCGCCTGCGCCGCGATCCCGATCCCGCAGACGGCGATCATCACGTAGCAGAGCACCACCCCGAGGGTGGCCGGGAGCCCCAGTTCCTCGCCGATTTCCGGGAAAATGAAGTCGATGTGGGCGAAAGTCAGGTTTCCGAACTTCTCGTTGCCGTTGCCCAGGCCCACGCCGGTCGGTCCGCCATTGCCGAAGGCGATGAGCGCCCGCCATTGTTGCATCCCGTTGTCCTTCTGATGGTTCTCGGGATCGAGCCACGACTCGATGCGCGACCAGCGGACCGGATCGTGGCGGACGTAGGTGTAGGCCGCGGTCATCCCGAGGATGGCGATCGGGATCAGATAGCGGAGGCGGGTGCCGGCGCAGAAAAACACCGTGGCGCAGGCCATGGACATCGAAAGAGCGGAGCCGACGTCCGTTTCGATCGCGATCAGACCGATCGGCAGGCCGATGATCATCCCGGGCAGGATGAACCCGCGCCAGAAGGTGCGGGTCTCCGTCTGCCAGCGGGCAAACCAGCCCGCCAGCGCGATCACGCCCACCACACGGGCCAGCTCGGAGGGCTGGAACGCCCCCATCACCGGCATCTTCACCCAGCGTTTCGATCCGTAGATTTCGATCCCCACCCCGGGGATCAGGCACATCACCAGCAGCACGCAGACCGCCGCCAACGCCCACGGCCACAGCTTCCGCAGCGGGGCATCCGGCACCCGGGCGGCGAAAATGGCGAGCACCGCACCCACGACCACCATCAGGGCCTGTTTCTTGACGAAGGAGTAGGGCTCCCCCCCCTCCAGCACCCAGGCGCTCGTGCTCGCCAGCATCACCAGCCCGAGGCACACCAGGAGGGCCACGGCGATGCACAGGACGATGGCGGCGTAGCGGATCACCGGGTCAGTTGGGAATCGAAAGGGTCATGCCGGGCATCAGCTTGCGGGCATCGCTGATGCCGTTCGCCTTCATGAGCTGGTCCGGGCCGATCTTGTAGCGGCCGGCGATGCGGTAGAGGGTGTCACCGTTCTGCACCACGTAGCTGCGGCCCGAGGCAGCCTTCGGGGTCGAGGCCTCCTTTTCCTTCTCCTTGGTTTTCTCCTTGGTGACCGAGACCACCTTGGTGGAGGTGGCTTCCTTCTCCGAGGCGGTGGACTTGACCGGCTTTTCGGACGCACGGGTGGTGGCGGTGAAATCCGCGGTCGACCGCTTCGATTTCACGACCACGGCGTCCGGCACGACGGTGGCCTTCGGCACCTCGACCTCGTTGCCGCGCATGTCCGGCTGGTTGCCCAGACGGAGCGCCGCCAGCTCCGGCGATTCGGCCGGGGCGATGGTCTTCGGCGGGATCTTCAGAATCCGGCCCGCGCTGAGCGGGGTATTCAGGTTCGCCTCGCGGAGGGCACTTTCGTCGACCTTGTGCTGGGCCGCGATCGCCGCATAGGTCTCGCCGCTCCGCACCGGGTGCAGCTCGTCGGACTTGGAAACGGTCGGCAGCGTGGCGTTCGCCTGGGACGCGAGCGCGAGCGGGGCGGATTTCCCGGACGCGGAATCACCGCCGCGACCTTCCAGGCGCCAGTGGTGGAAAAACACCAGACCCGCGGCCACCACGTGCACGCCCACGATCACGGCGAGGGCCATGCCGATCTTGCGACCTGGCAATTCGGTATCGAAGTCACCCGCCATCGCGGTGGCGGCCACACGCTGCTTGCGGTTCTTCGTGACGGCGTGGAGACGCTTGATGATGCCCTTTTTGACGGGCTCCCGTTTGGTGGGAAGGGTCGGGTGATGTTTCATCGGGTTCAGCGCAGTTGATGGACGATGTCGCGGAAGACATTTCCGCGGTTTTCATAACCGGAGAACTGGTCGAACGACGACGTCCCCGGGGACAACAGGACCGTCGAACCCCGCGGCGCCAGGCGGCGGGCGGTGTGGACGGCTTCTTCGAGCGTGAAAACGGTTTCGACCGGCACGGCGTCCGCCAGCACCTTGCCCAGCGGCACGGCGATCTGGCCGAAGGTGACGGCGGCGAGGCCCTTGCGTTTCAGCAGCGGCACCACCGGGGCGTAATCGAGCCCCTTCTCCTTGCCGCCGGCGATCAGCACCACCGGGCGGGTCTGGGAGCGCAGCGCGCTTTCCAGCGCGTGCAGGTTGGTGGCCTTGGAATCGTTGAGGTACTCCACGCCATCAAGCGTGCGGATCAGCTCGCAGCGGTGCGGCGGCGGCGCGTAGCCATGCAGGGACTCCCGCATGGTGGCGAAGGGAATCCCCAGCGCGTGGCCAGCGGCGAGCGCGGCCATGGCGTTCTCCGCGTTGTGGAGGCCGCGCAGGCTGGTGTCGTGCTGGAGATCCAGCACCACCTCGCCGCGGTGGCGGACGACGAGACCGTCCGAGAACCAATCAGCGGACTCGTCCTCGGTGGAAAAGCGCTCGGTGCGGGCCACCAGCGCGGGCAAGGTCTCCCCGGCCCGGACCACCGCGGTGTCGGCGGTGGTCTGGTTTTCGAAAATCCGCAGCTTGGCGGCGTAGTAGGCCTCCACCGTCGGATAGCGGTCCATGTGGTCCGGCGCGAAATTCAGCCAGATGGCCACCACCGGATGCAGGGTGCGGATGGTTTCCAACTGGAACGAGCTGAGCTCCAGCGAAACCGCCGCGGGCTGTTCCTTCTGCAGGACCACCTCGGCCAGCGGCACGCCGTAGTTGCCGCAGGGTGTGCCACCGAGACCCGCGCCCGCCAAGATGCGGGCCACCAGCTCGGTGGTGGTGGTCTTGCCATTGGTGCCGGTGATGCCGACGATCCGGCCGGTGAAATAGCGCGCGGCAAACTCGGTTTCCCCGATCACCTCGCCCGCCTGTTCGGAGAACGCGGCGACGTAGGGACCGTAGGTGTCGATCCCCGGGCTCACGACCAGCAGGTCCGAGGTCACGGTGCTGCCGATGCCCGCGGTGGCGTGCGGCACGACACCCGCGCCTTCCGGCATGCCCTTGAAGACTTCCGCTCCCGCCGCGTCATACACGGTCACGGCCGCCCCTTCGCGCAGGGCGAGCGCGGCGGCGGCCCGGCCGCTGTGGCCGGCGCCAAGGACGGCGACATGTTTACCAGAAAGCGTCATGCGATTTTCAAAAGGGCGAGACCGAAGAGGGCGAGCATGATGGAGAGCAGCCAGAACCGGATGATCACCTGGTTCTCGTGCCAGCCGAGCAACTCGAAGTGGTGGTGGATGGGCGACATCTTGAAGATGCGCTTCTTCCGCAGCTTGAAGCTGCCGACCTGCAGGATCACCGAAAGCGCCTCCATCACGAACACGCCGCCGATGATGACGAGCAGCAGTTCCTGCTTGGTGCAGATTGCCGCCGTGGCGAGCGCGCCGCCGATGCCGAGCGAACCGGTGTCGCCCATGAAGACCTTCGCCGGATGGCAATTGAACCACAGGAACCCGAAGCCCGCGCCCACCAAGGCCATCAGGAACACCGCCAGTTCACCGACGTAGCGGTTGTGCGGGATCACCAGGTAATCGGTGGCCATGTAAAAATGCCCGGCCAAGTAGGCCAGCAGCGAGTAGGCGAGCGCGGTGGTGATCGTGCAACCGGTGGCCAAGCCATCGAGGCCATCGGTGAGGTTCACCGCGTTCGAGGTGCCGATGATGATCGCTACGAAGAACGGGATCGCCAGCCAGCCGAGATTGATCAGCGGGGCTTTCCACAGTGGGAAGCAAATCGCGCCGATGCCGATCGGCTCCTTGCCGAGCCGGAACCCGGCGACGCCCAGCGCGCGCTCGGCCTCGGTGGCACCGAAGCCGGAGATCTCCTTCTTGTAGTAAATGAAGCAGGCTGCCACCACCGCGATCACCAGTTGCCAGAACAGCTTGGTGCGGGCGCTGACGCCGTCCGACTTCTTTTCCTTCACCTTCTTGAAGTCATCACAGAAGCCCAACAGGCCACAGGCCCCCATGGTGCAGGCGCAGACCGCCACGAAGGGATTGAACACGCGCGCGCAGACCAGCGTCGAAACCAACACCACGCCGAGAATCAGGACGCCGCCCATGGTGGGCGTGCCGATCTTGCCACCATGCAGCTCCGCGAGCTTGTGGACCTCGGCGGCGGTGCGGATCGGCTGACCGACCTTCAACGAGATCAGCTTGCGGATCACCCGCGGCCCGATCAGCAGGCTGAGGATGAAGGACAGCAAGCAAGCCACCGCGGCACGGAAGGTGATGTAGCCGAGGAGGTTGAAAAACGAGTAGGTGTGGGCCCATCCCTCGGGATGGCGCGGGTTGGCGAGGATTTCCGCCTCATAGGCGGCTTTCCAGAAATCGTAGATCGCGGTGAGCATCAGGGACGGGGAAAGGCGGAGTTCATGACACGCTCGATGGCGGCGGAGCGGCTGCCCTTGAAGAGGACGACGTCCCCGGCATGGCAACCGGACGAGAGCCAGCCGGCGGCGGATTCGACATCGGGGAAATGGCGGCCGTTCTCGGCGGCCCCGGCGATTTCCTCGGCTCCATCGCCCACGGCGACCACGGTGATGCCGCGGCGGGCGGCGAGCTCACCAGTGCGGCGGTGGGCGGCGGGGGCGTGCTCGCCCTGCTCGGCCATCCGGCCCAGCACGGCGATGCGGCGGGAACCGGCGGCCACCGGCACATCGGCCAGGGTTTCCAAGGCGGCGGCCATGGATTCCGGGTTCGCGTTGTAGGTGTCGTCGAAAAGGGTGATGCCGTTCCACTCGATGCGGCGCAGGCGACCGCCGGTGAGGACGGTGGCGGAAAGACCGGCGGCGATTTCCTCCGGAGAAAGGCCCAGCTTCCAGGCGGCACCTGCGGCAAGCAGGGCGTTCGTGACCATGTGGCGGCCCGCCACCGGCAGCAGGACATCGGCTGGAGCCTCGCCCTCGATCACCAGCGTGAACCGCGAGAATCCGTCGCCGATTTCCAAGTTCTCCGCGCGCACCAGGCCGCGGCCATTGCCGACCGGCACCACGTGCGCCTTCGTGCGCTGGCGGAAGTATTCGTAGAAATCGCAGCCCGCGGGCAGAAACAGCGTGCCATCGGACGGCAGCGCGCGCGCGAGCATCCCCTTCTCTTCCGCGATGCCCTCGCGGGAGCCGAGATACTCGATGTGGGCGGTGCCGACATTGGTGATGATGCCGAACTTCGGACGCGCGATCTCGCACAGCGGCGCGATCTCGCCGCTGTGGTTCATGCCCATTTCCCACACCGCCGCGCCCGTGTCCTCGTCCGTGCCCAGCACGGTCAGCGGCACGCCGATGTGGTTGTTGAGGTTGCCCTTGGTCGCGCTGACCTTGAACCGGCGGGACAGCACCGAGGCCATGAAGTCCTTGGTGCTGGTCTTGCCGTTCGAACCGGTGATGCCGATCACCGGGATATCGAGCTGGCCGCGCCACCAGAACGCCAGGCGCTGCAGGGCGGCCAGCGTGTCCGGCACGACCACCACACCCGCGTTCTCCGGGGCTTCGCCTTCCCAGCCGACCACCACCAGCGCGGTGGCACCGGAATTCAGCGCCACCTCGGTGAAGCGGTGGCCGTCGAAATTCTCGCCGCGCAGGGCGAAGAACGCCGAGCCCGCGGGCAGCGTCCGGGTGTCCGTGGAAACCCCGGCGGACACACGCGCCTCCCCGGATCCCGCGGCGACCGTGGTGCCGAGGATTTCCGCGAGTTCGTGGACGGTGATGGTTCTCACGGGCGTTCCTCGGTTTCGCTGCGTTCGCGCAGCGCCTTCCAAGCGTGTTTGCGGTCGTCGAAGTCGATGGTCCGGTCGGCGAACTGCTGGTAGGTCTCGTGGCCCTTGCCGGCGATGAGGACGATGTCCCCCGCACGGGCGGCCTTCACCACCGAGGAGATGGCCTCCTCGCGGTCGGCGATGACCTTGTAATTCGCGCTGCCAATGCCTTTTTCGATTTCCTGAATGATCGCCATCGGATCCTCGCTGCGCGGATTGTCCGAGGTGATGATGCAGATGTCGCTGTTCTGGGCGGCGGCGGCCCCCATCAGCGGGCGCTTGGTGCGGTCGCGATCACCCCCGCAGCCGAAGACGGTGATCAGGCGGCGCGGGTTCAGCTCGCGCAAGGTGCGGCAGGCGTTTTCGAGGGCGTCCGGCGTGTGCGCGTAATCCACGAACACGGTGGCGCCACCCGCCTGGCCAATGTTTTCCATGCGGCCCGGGACCTGAGGGGCCTCGGCGATGGCGGCGACGGATTCGCGCGGGCGGATGCCACAGGCGCTGGCCGCGGCGATCGCGCCAAGGAGGTTGTAAACGTTGAAGCGGCCGATGAGCGGCGCGCGGACCAGGAACGATTTACCCTTCGCGGTGAGCTCGAACTCCATACCGCGAGCGCTCTGCTTCAGGTTGTTCGCGCGGAAATCGGTGTGGACGCCGAAACCGAAGCGGTAGACCGGCAGCTTGCCTTCCAGCGACTCGGCGATCTCCAAACCGTGGGCGTCGTCGACGTTGATCACGGCCACCGGCTTCTTGCCGAGCGGATTGTCCGCCAGCTTGTCGAACCACGACTTCTTCGCCTCGAAGTAGCGCTCCATCGTGCCGTGGTAGTCGAGATGGTCCTGCGTGAGATTCGTGAAAATCGCGGCGTCGAAGCCGAGCGAGGCGATCCGCTGCTGATCGATCCCGTGCGAGGACACCTCCATCGAGACACCGCGGCAACCGTGGTCCCGCATGCGGCCGAGCAGGCCCTGGAGCTCCAGCGAACCCGGGGTGGTGGAGGTGGCGGGCACCGCCTTTTCGCCATCGTCCACGGTCACCGTGCCGAGCAAACCGGCTCGGTGCCAAGTGGTCTTCATCAGGTGATGAACCAGGAAGGCGGTGGTGGTCTTGCCATTGGTGCCGGTCACCCCGGCGATGGCCATGTCCTTCCAAGCGTCGCCATTGAAGGCGCTGGCGAATACCGCGAGCACGTAGCGGCTGTCCGGCACATGCAGCCAGGTGACGGCGGTGGAGAAATTCCGCGGCTGGGCGGTTTCCGCCACGATCACGGTCGATCCGGCCTCGATCGCCTTGTCGATGTAGTCATGCCCGTCGGCGGCTTCCCCGCGGACGGCGACAAAGAGAACTCCGGGCCCGGCCTGGCGGGAGTCATCGGTGACGGAGGTGAGTTCCTGATCGAGGGATCCGGCGACCGTCGAGCGGGTGAGTTTGGCAGCAAGGTCGCGGAGGATCATCGGTTGGCAGTCCGGGAAGACGGGGTTTCGACGGGTTCGGTCGGTTGCAAATTCATGGCGTTGGCGATCCGGGCCGCCATTTTGCCAAACACCGGGGCGGCGATGGTGCCGCCGTAGAGGGTCACCTTGGTCGTACGCGGATCGTCGATCACGACCACCGCCACGAACTTGGGATCCTCGGCGGGAAGCATGCCCGCGAAGGACACCGTGTAGTGCCCCTCGAGGTACCCCCGCCCGTTCGGATTGTGCATTTTGGCCGTGCCGGTTTTGCCGGCGACATGGTGGCCCGGGACGGCAGCGAGGGGTGCGGTGCCCTGTTTATCAACCACTTTTTGAAGCGCGGCGCGCATTTTCCGGGCAACCTCGGGTTTCAGCACCTGGGAGACGGTTTCCGGATCGAAACGCTCGACCACGCTGCCGTCGTTGGCGATCAGCCCCTTGACGATGTGGGGCTTCAGCAGCCTGCCATCGTTGGCGATCGCGCAGTAGGCCGTCGCCACCTGCAAGGGCGTGACGTTCAAGGCGTAACCGTAGGACGCACGGGAGAAATCGACCGGATTCCCGGAATTCTTCGCCCGGCCGGAGCTTTCGCCCGCGAGCAGCACCCCGGTCTTCTTGCCGAAGCCGAATTGGTTCACGTAGCGGTAGAAACGGTCGTTGCCGAGCTGGCGGGCCAGCTTGTAGGCACCGATGTTGCTGGATTTCTGGAGGATACCCTCGACCGTCAGCATGCCGTAGCTGCCGTGGTCCGGCACCTTGATCGGGCCTTCCTGATAGAGGCCGTTGTGGCAGAAAATCGAGGTCTGCGGGGTGACCAGTCCCTCGTTCAAGGCCGCTGCGGAGGCCACGATCTTGAAGGTCGAACCGGGCTCGTAGACCGCCTGCATGGCGAAGTTGAACCCGTTCGTGGAGATGTTCTCACGGCGGTTCAGGTCGAAATTCGGGCGGCTGACCATGGCGAGGATGCCACCGGTCTTCGGGTCCATCACGACGACGGCCGCGCGCTTCGACTGATATTCGATCATCGCCGCGTCCAGCTCCTCCTCCACGATCGTCTGGATGCCCATGTCGAGCGTGAGCTGGACATTGAGCCCCGCCTTCGGCGGACACAGGCTGCCCGCATCGCCGGGCATCGGCAGCCCGCGGTTGTTGCTCTTGTATTGGCGCCAGCCGTCGCGGCCGCAGAGATACTCCTCCATCGAGGCCTCGATGCCGGCTTTTCCAACGGTGCGGTACAGGACATCCCCGTCCTCGTCGGTCTCCTCTTTCTCGCCGGTGTAGCCGGTGACGTGCGTGGCGAGGGTCGGCGAGGTGTACCAGCGCTTCAGCGAGTTCACCAGCTTGATGCCGCGCACGCCGCTGTCCTCGAGGGCATCGCGCAGCGGCTCGGCGAGATCACCGGGCAGGTCCTTCGCGATCGGGAAAGTCCCCTTGCCGCCGGTCGAGCGCTTCTCCTCGATCTTGGCGCGCAGCTCCTCCCGGCGCATCCCGAGCGGGCGCGCCAGCACGCCGATGGCGTAGGCGAGGTGTTTCTCGACGATCGCGTCCTCCGTTTCACTGGAAAGGATCTTGCCGCGGATCTGGCTGAGCACCTTGTCCCGGTCCCGGCCATCGAGCGCGCTCCAGTCCGGGCGGGCGTGGGCCTCGGCGTAGGCCAGGCCGTAAGCCGCGATCTTCGGATCGGTGAGGTGCATCAGGTCCACGACCACCGAGGACATCGGCAGGCTCTTCGCCAGCACCTCCTCGTTGCAATCGACGATCATGCCCCGCATCGCGGGCAGTTTCTCCGAGCGCTGGTAGGTCCTGTTCGAGCTCCGGGCGTACCGCTGCCGATCCACGAGCTGGATCTGGATCAGGCGGGCCGAGAGGCCGCTCATCCCGGTCACGAGGACCGCGCAGACGACCAATGACCGGCTCTGGAACGTGCGGAGCATGCTAGGGAACGGCGGAAACCACCG comes from Luteolibacter sp. LG18 and encodes:
- a CDS encoding ATPase, T2SS/T4P/T4SS family; translation: MFSNEEYLAQLLIESGMVSDEDVANARLALSGRETLIEKLLSQGTLTQETVAQVLASNAGLPYVDLESFSFEPTITESMPEDVARRYNVIPVQDDGYYLTLAVADPLNFEVMDSLPHVLGRELNFVCGTPHAITNCLRQFYGVDTSSATSDLATPDDEVNSADAPIIKLVYQILTEAMRLKVSDIHIEPMETSVRIRYRMDGKLVEVDNHPKKLLPAIIARLKVMSGTMSIAEKRLPQDGRIQIKAGDKEVDLRVSSVPSNHGESIVMRILDKSALVLGLPQLGFFSDDQATFEKLIGLPDGIILVTGPTGSGKTTTLYGCLNVINKPDKKIITVEDPVEYELAGINQVMVKADIGMTFAAALRAMLRQAPNIVMIGEIRDAETANIAINASLTGHLVFSTLHTNDAPGAVARLADIGVKRFLIASAVRAVMAQRLVRKLCPNCKTPTDLTEKELRALNLDASRTAAATIFGPVGCDKCRGGGHKGRMGIFEIFQIDDEARHMINAELTTMQLRRRARELGMRTLREDGIRKVLAGLTSAQEVIHATMADFD
- a CDS encoding LysM peptidoglycan-binding domain-containing protein; this translates as MKHHPTLPTKREPVKKGIIKRLHAVTKNRKQRVAATAMAGDFDTELPGRKIGMALAVIVGVHVVAAGLVFFHHWRLEGRGGDSASGKSAPLALASQANATLPTVSKSDELHPVRSGETYAAIAAQHKVDESALREANLNTPLSAGRILKIPPKTIAPAESPELAALRLGNQPDMRGNEVEVPKATVVPDAVVVKSKRSTADFTATTRASEKPVKSTASEKEATSTKVVSVTKEKTKEKEKEASTPKAASGRSYVVQNGDTLYRIAGRYKIGPDQLMKANGISDARKLMPGMTLSIPN
- a CDS encoding ATPase, T2SS/T4P/T4SS family — its product is MDNSQLIELFQSRGLIDRSLAQDILAEIDTSGKEPAEILADYQVINHRDDVWPVIASELGAEMVDLRNWTPPAELLALMPAGTARLHGALPVHFDQNGLHVALVDPLNPQTVEDLRFTLGREILLVIAPDYLVEEKLNECYGGEGKAMDDLLAQLKLGGEGGMSQADLEAEANSAPIIRYVDLVLYQAIKEKASDIHFEPFEKDFKIRYRVDGALYEMAPPPQHLAVPILSRVKVMSNMNIAERRVPQDGRIVKQVGDKQVDMRVSSLPTQHGESIVLRILDRSSVNLSLENLGLPPHIYDYIGETIEKPNGIFIVTGPTGAGKTTTLYAALRRINTIDHKLLTAEDPVEYDMDGIVQIPVNEAIGLTFPRILRAFLRQDPDRIMVGEMRDLDTAQIAIQASLTGHLVLSTLHTNDAAGAMTRLVDMGCEPFLVAASLEGVLAQRLVRTICKECKAPYEPSEAILSQLGVSPHELGDKEFFTGRGCPVCGQTGYKGRRGLYELLDVTEPIRELITERKPSVVIKQKAVELGMNTLREDGLRNIYTGATTIEEVLKYT
- a CDS encoding putative peptidoglycan glycosyltransferase FtsW, which encodes MIRYAAIVLCIAVALLVCLGLVMLASTSAWVLEGGEPYSFVKKQALMVVVGAVLAIFAARVPDAPLRKLWPWALAAVCVLLVMCLIPGVGIEIYGSKRWVKMPVMGAFQPSELARVVGVIALAGWFARWQTETRTFWRGFILPGMIIGLPIGLIAIETDVGSALSMSMACATVFFCAGTRLRYLIPIAILGMTAAYTYVRHDPVRWSRIESWLDPENHQKDNGMQQWRALIAFGNGGPTGVGLGNGNEKFGNLTFAHIDFIFPEIGEELGLPATLGVVLCYVMIAVCGIGIAAQAKTVFARLAAIGLTCMIVVPAMQNIAVTTGCLPNDGLPLPFISYGGSSIVFALAAVGMLVGIHRRGIQEDAGGLVLDRQRGHDLRL